The stretch of DNA GCACTTGGCAAGGCCTCCCGCAATGATGTCCTGCAATTGCGACTGGAGACGCTGAAGGCCAAAAAGGCCCAGGCGACTGCTGAACAAGACTTGGCGGCTGCTCGCCAGCAATTGAGTGCCTATATTGGGAAGCAGATGGGGGAAGATTTGCGCTTGGACCTGCCGGAGATCATCCCGGATATTATCATCGAATCGACAAGAGCCATCCAAGAAACAATGACGAACCGACCGGATGCGATTGGGTTCTTGCGCAGAGCGCTGGAGGCGCAGGCGGCTGTGGCGGCTGCAAAAGGGCAAAATGGATTCTCCGCCGCGCTGGTCGGTGGGTTTGGGATGTCGGGAAGCGGGGAGCGACTGGGACAGGTGTACTCGGAGGCACAAGACAAGGAGAGCCTGTTTTTGCGCTTTAATATTCCCATTCTGGACTGGGGGCGATCAAAATCTCAATTAGAGACGGCTAAGGCACAACAAAAATTAACGACCTTCGAAGTAGAGCAGGATCGGATCAACCTGGAACAGGAGGTGCTTACCCAGGTCAATCTTCTGGATATGTTTCGCCAGCAGGTCTTGCTGAATAAAGAGGCCGATGAGGTGGCTGCTGCTCGATACCAGATAGCACAAGAACGGTTTATTTTAGGTAACCTAAGTATTACCGACCTGAGTATTGCTTTGCAGGAGAACGTCCAGGCCAAGCGGGATTACATCCAATCCTTATGGGATTTTTGGCGGACACATCATTCTATCCGGGTTTTAACCTTATTTGATTTTGAAAAACAACAAAAAATAAATTACTGACCATGATAAAGTTAGCAAACATCGAAAAAATTTATCGTACCAAAACCATCGAAACCCTGGCCTTGAATAGTATCAACTTGAATGTAGAAAAAGGAGAATTCCTTTCAATCATGGGACCGTCCGGTTGTGGCAAGAGCACGCTGCTTAATATCATTGGCTTGCTGGATGAGCCCAGTGAAGGCATGATAGAGATTGAAGGCACCAACTTTAAGGGGTTTAATGACAAACAGCTGGCCCGTTTTAGAAACCAAACCCTTGGTTTTATCTTCCAAAGTTATCACCTGATCAACGATCTGCCGGTGGTGGATAATGTCGAACTGCCTTTGTTGTACCGAAGTATGTCGGGCAAAGAACGCCGCCGCCTGGCAACGGAGGCCCTGGGGAAAGTCGGATTGAGTAACCGGCTCAGCCATTTCCCCAATCAGCTCTCAGGTGGACAGCGCCAGCGCGTCGCCATCGCCCGGGCCATCGTCGGAAACCCCAAGATCATCCTCGCTGATGAACCTACGGGTAACCTGGACAGCGTCATGGGCAATGAAGTCATGGATATCCTCCTCGGCTTAAACCAACAGGAACAAACCACTATCGTCATGGTGACACACGATGAGACCATGGCTAATAAGACACATCGTTTGGTTAGGTTATTCGATGGCAGCCAGGTGGTGTAGGCGGGGGACGCCTGGGGAGGTTTAGGGTTTAAAGAGTTTAGGATTTAAGGGTTTAGGGGTTTGGAGGTGAAGAACACGGATTCTCATTCACTTGGAAATTCAAAGTTAATCGGGTTTACGCGATTACCCTTTAAACTTCCCTCACCACCCACGACCTTCAAAACCTTAAACTCCTACACTGCTAAACTTTCAGATCCCCAAGTACTCAGAGCATGTTTGGAGGTCACCCTTTGGGCCTAAAACTATCCCTTTTTCGCTGATACTTCGTTACTTTTTTCGTCCGTACCGAAGGGTATGAACTTCAAAAAGCGCCTAGTCTCAGCGAAAAATTGACACTTTTTGCCTCCAAAAGCGACCTCCAAACATGCTCTCAAAAGCCTAAACCTTCAACCAAAACAGTCAAAACTTAGAAAAAATCATGTTAAAAAACTATATCAAAATAGCTTGGAAGGTGCTAGGGCGGAACAAGTTCTTCACCTTTGTTAGTCTTTTCGGGATCAGCTTTACCTTGGCAGTATTGTTAGTGGTGGCCACCCTATTGGAGGACTTGCTCAATCCAAAGTATCCGGAAACGAATAGCTCAAAAACACTGACGGTGCAGAATGTCACGCTTAGAAATGAGAATCGAAGCAGTATGTGGCGAAGTAATGCCAGTTTTTATTTTCTGGACCATTATGTGAAAAAACTGAAAACACCTGCTTTGGTCTCTATTAATTCAGAAAGTAATAATACGACTACTTTCGTGGGGGATAAAAAGCTGAAACTTAAATTGCGCTATACCTGCGAGAACTACTGGAAGGTTTTTGATTTTGATTTTATCGAAGGCAAACCTTATGGCAAAAAAGAAATTGATGACAATGCCTTTGTAACCGTCATTACGGAATCGACAAGAGATGACTATTTTGGCAAAGGCGTATCTGCGGTAGGAAAAAGTTTAAACGCCAATAATGCCAATTATACTGTTTTAGGAGTAGTCAAGGATGCCTCTTTTTTACGCCTGTCAACAGATGCAAACATGTATACCCCTTATAATACGTGTCCTTGGGACCTCCAAAAAGTAGAATTCATAGGTGGTTTTGAGGCTAATCTTATGGCACATTCCAGGTCGGATCTTAAAGCCATCAAAGCGGAATTTGATAATATGATCAAACGCATTGAAATTCCGGCGGAAGAAGAGATGAAGGTCATAGAAGTGAAAGCTGTTACCAGATTAGAACAAATAGCAGAAGAGTTTTTTGGCAGTGCAAACTCTGATGACATTAGTTCGTCGGATTCAAAGGCGGTAAACCTTTTTATAAGCACCCTGATAATAGGAATGTTACTTTTTATGCTGCTCCCAGCTGTAAACTTGGTCAACCTAAATACCAGTAGAATAATGGAACGTGCTTCGGAGATAGGGGTGAGAAAAGCTTTTGGTGCTACTTCTTCTAATCTAACCATTCAGTTTTTGGTGGAGAATATTCTATTGACCCTAATTGGTGGCGGTATTGGTCTGATCCTGGCTTATATTTTAGTGACTATACTCAACAACAGTGGCTTGATCCCTAATGCTCAATTTCAAGTTAATTTCACTGTTTTTCTGGCGGGACTTGTCTTTTGCCTGGTTTTTGGTTTATTATCGGGCGTCTTACCTGCATTACGCATGTCCAAAATGCGAATTGTTAACGCAATAAAAGGAAGTGAATCATGATCAAGCATCTATTCAAATTAATATGGAATCAAAAGCGGAAGAATATGGGATTGCTATTCGAATTTTTCTTTTCCTTCCTGGTTCTGTTCGCTGTATTAACATTTATTATTTACAATTTTTCTCGTTACAGGGAGCCCTTGGGATTTGATATCGAAAATATGTGGCAAGTCAACATCTCCTGGAATGAGGTGCCCAAAGAAGATCAATTAGTCTACCAAAAAATATTCAAGGAACAATTAAAAAACTATCCTCAAATAGAACATTTTAGTTTTTCCAATCACAATACGCCCTACGGCCATACCGTCCATATCAATGGTCTTAAATATGAAAACAACGAGGTCGCTGTTCATCTTTTTCAGGTGGATGAAGAATTCCAGAAAGTATATCGGGTAGAAACGACAGCAGGTCGGTGGTTTGAGGCGCCTGATATGGTGAATACAAAGAAGGTGGCTGTCATTAATCGGAAATTGAGTGAACAACTTTTTGGGGAAGACAACCCCATTGGCAAGAACTTGGAGTATGGGGAGGAGCCGGTCTCGGTAGTTGGTCTTGTCGATCATTACAAATACCAGGGAGAATTTTCAACGACGGAAAATCAAATGTTTATCTCTACTGCACCAGACTATGTATTCGGCAAAATTTTGCTTCGTCTTCGACCAGGAACGGGTGCAAGTTTCGAATCAAAGCTTATAAAAGAACTTTCCCAATTGGCCAAAGGGACCATCCTGGAAGTTTCCTACTTGGATAACATGCGTAAAGATGTGTTATTAGAAATTTGGCTCCCGATGATTATATTTATTGTGATTAGTGGTTTCTTGATTTTAAACGTAGCCATGGGCTTATTTGGGGTACTGTGGCAAAATATCAATATCCGAAAAGCAGAAATTGGTGTCCGCCGAGCAATGGGAGCCACCCAAGGTGACATTAGCTGGCAATTTATAGGAGAAGTAATGGTTTTAGCTACACTGGCCATGGCCATAGGTGCTTTTTTTGCCATTCAATTCCCCTTGTTAGACGTATTTGGCCTGCCCCCGATGATCTATTTGTTGGCTATTGGGGCAGCTACGCTGGTTATCTATTCGCTAGTGGTGATCTGTGCCTTTTTTCCAAGCAGACAGGCTGCGCAGTTGCATCCGGCGATGGCCTTGCATGAGGAGTAGTCCGCTAAACATCAGAAGTTTAACAGAGGTGAATAAGGTTAAACTTCTGATATTTTGGAGCGGCGCTTCGAAAAAAAAAACTTAGCTTTATCTCATATGATTCTAATTATAGATGATGACAAGGCCGTTCAGGTTTCGCTCCAGCTTTTGCTTAAACAGCATGGCTGGACGAGTCTTACTGCCGCTACTCCGGCGGAAGCTTTAATGCGGATTGAACAACAGCTCCCCAGTCTCATCCTATTGGATATGAATTATACGGTGGAAACCACCGGTGAGGAAGGATTGGCTTTATTAAAGGAGATTAAAAAGAGGGCTCCCCAAGTACCTGTTATCCTGATCACGGGTTGGGCTACGATTGAATTGGCGATCGAAGGGATGAAGGCTGGTGCCAAGGATTTTATCAGTAAACCCTGGACGAATGAAGCCTTATTGCAATCCATTCGAACGACCCTGGCTTTGCAGCAAGGAACAGCCTCCTCGCTCAGTCGCCGTAAATTGGACGAAATCTACGATTTTTCGCATATCATTGGCGAAGATCCCAAATT from Saprospiraceae bacterium encodes:
- a CDS encoding TolC family protein, translating into MRTIYIILLFLLTSTLASTQVGEEITQQTLQATIQWAQEASIAARRAATLQTTRYWEFRSFQANYKPQVQLNGVLPGFTRSFQEVIQQDGTIRFLSVSNNNANVGLSISQPIALTGGTLFVGTSLQRFDNFKEKQTFFNGAPVEIGIEQPLFAYNSLKWDKKIAPLRYRESQQDYIGNMEEIALNTVDFFFNLLVAQTNFQIAETNLANTDTIYQITLERQALGKASRNDVLQLRLETLKAKKAQATAEQDLAAARQQLSAYIGKQMGEDLRLDLPEIIPDIIIESTRAIQETMTNRPDAIGFLRRALEAQAAVAAAKGQNGFSAALVGGFGMSGSGERLGQVYSEAQDKESLFLRFNIPILDWGRSKSQLETAKAQQKLTTFEVEQDRINLEQEVLTQVNLLDMFRQQVLLNKEADEVAAARYQIAQERFILGNLSITDLSIALQENVQAKRDYIQSLWDFWRTHHSIRVLTLFDFEKQQKINY
- a CDS encoding ABC transporter ATP-binding protein → MIKLANIEKIYRTKTIETLALNSINLNVEKGEFLSIMGPSGCGKSTLLNIIGLLDEPSEGMIEIEGTNFKGFNDKQLARFRNQTLGFIFQSYHLINDLPVVDNVELPLLYRSMSGKERRRLATEALGKVGLSNRLSHFPNQLSGGQRQRVAIARAIVGNPKIILADEPTGNLDSVMGNEVMDILLGLNQQEQTTIVMVTHDETMANKTHRLVRLFDGSQVV
- a CDS encoding FtsX-like permease family protein, producing the protein MLKNYIKIAWKVLGRNKFFTFVSLFGISFTLAVLLVVATLLEDLLNPKYPETNSSKTLTVQNVTLRNENRSSMWRSNASFYFLDHYVKKLKTPALVSINSESNNTTTFVGDKKLKLKLRYTCENYWKVFDFDFIEGKPYGKKEIDDNAFVTVITESTRDDYFGKGVSAVGKSLNANNANYTVLGVVKDASFLRLSTDANMYTPYNTCPWDLQKVEFIGGFEANLMAHSRSDLKAIKAEFDNMIKRIEIPAEEEMKVIEVKAVTRLEQIAEEFFGSANSDDISSSDSKAVNLFISTLIIGMLLFMLLPAVNLVNLNTSRIMERASEIGVRKAFGATSSNLTIQFLVENILLTLIGGGIGLILAYILVTILNNSGLIPNAQFQVNFTVFLAGLVFCLVFGLLSGVLPALRMSKMRIVNAIKGSES
- a CDS encoding ABC transporter permease — encoded protein: MIKHLFKLIWNQKRKNMGLLFEFFFSFLVLFAVLTFIIYNFSRYREPLGFDIENMWQVNISWNEVPKEDQLVYQKIFKEQLKNYPQIEHFSFSNHNTPYGHTVHINGLKYENNEVAVHLFQVDEEFQKVYRVETTAGRWFEAPDMVNTKKVAVINRKLSEQLFGEDNPIGKNLEYGEEPVSVVGLVDHYKYQGEFSTTENQMFISTAPDYVFGKILLRLRPGTGASFESKLIKELSQLAKGTILEVSYLDNMRKDVLLEIWLPMIIFIVISGFLILNVAMGLFGVLWQNINIRKAEIGVRRAMGATQGDISWQFIGEVMVLATLAMAIGAFFAIQFPLLDVFGLPPMIYLLAIGAATLVIYSLVVICAFFPSRQAAQLHPAMALHEE